A single region of the candidate division WOR-3 bacterium genome encodes:
- a CDS encoding inositol-3-phosphate synthase yields MRRKIRVGIIGIGNCASSLVQGVYYYRNAKEDESIPGIMHTVLGGYHIGDIEFTVAIDIDKRKVGKDLSEAIFTYPNNTYKFCDVPKTGVEVVRGMTHDGLGYYLSQIIEKAPGPTADIVGILRDTKTEIVINFLPVGSEEATKWYVEQVLKAKCAFINCIPVFIASEKYWQKRFTEAKLPVIGDDIKSQVGATILHRVLVTLFNDRGVKLERTSQLNVGGNTDFLNMLERSRLASKKKSKTGAVTSLLKWPIPEENIYIGPSDYVAWLQDRKWAYIRLEGRTFGDVPLNIELKLEVWDSPNSAGVVIDAIRCAKLALDNKLYGPIIEPSSYFMKTPPVQYPDHICREKLEKFIKKYGKKYGK; encoded by the coding sequence ATGAGGAGAAAGATAAGAGTCGGTATTATCGGCATCGGTAATTGCGCCTCAAGTTTGGTCCAAGGTGTTTATTATTACCGCAATGCCAAAGAAGATGAGTCCATTCCCGGGATAATGCATACCGTTCTTGGTGGTTACCACATCGGGGATATTGAATTCACCGTCGCCATTGATATTGATAAGAGGAAAGTGGGCAAGGACCTATCGGAAGCCATCTTCACCTATCCGAATAATACCTACAAATTCTGTGATGTTCCCAAAACCGGTGTTGAGGTGGTCAGAGGAATGACGCACGATGGCTTAGGTTATTATCTCTCCCAAATTATTGAAAAAGCCCCCGGACCAACCGCCGATATCGTGGGTATTTTAAGGGATACAAAGACGGAGATTGTAATTAATTTTCTTCCGGTGGGAAGCGAAGAGGCGACTAAGTGGTATGTGGAACAGGTGTTGAAGGCAAAATGCGCCTTCATCAATTGCATCCCGGTCTTCATCGCCTCGGAGAAGTATTGGCAGAAACGTTTTACCGAAGCGAAACTCCCGGTAATCGGCGACGATATAAAATCCCAGGTTGGTGCCACAATCCTCCACCGGGTATTGGTTACCCTATTTAACGACCGGGGGGTAAAATTGGAGAGAACCTCACAGTTGAATGTGGGTGGAAATACCGATTTCTTAAATATGTTGGAGAGGAGCCGTCTCGCCTCCAAAAAGAAATCAAAGACCGGGGCGGTCACCTCCCTCCTCAAATGGCCAATTCCCGAAGAGAATATCTACATTGGACCTTCGGACTATGTCGCCTGGTTACAAGACCGAAAGTGGGCTTATATCCGGTTAGAAGGAAGGACCTTTGGCGATGTTCCCCTGAACATTGAATTAAAATTGGAGGTCTGGGACTCCCCGAATTCTGCTGGGGTGGTAATTGATGCCATAAGGTGTGCCAAATTGGCTCTGGATAATAAACTCTACGGTCCGATCATTGAACCCTCTTCCTATTTTATGAAGACCCCACCCGTCCAATATCCCGACCATATCTGCCGGGAGAAGTTGGAGAAGTTCATTAAGAAGTATGGGAAGAAGTATGGGAAATAG